The genomic window GGTGTGCTGGTGGGGGCCGTGGCCTTCGGCTACCTGGCTGACAGGTGGGGTGCAGCAGGGGCCGAACAGGAGGGGGAGGAAGCCTGTCTTGTAGCTGCTGCTGGAAGGGACTCCCGGGGCTGTCTGGCAGGTTTGGACGGCGCCGTCTGCTGCTGGTGGCCTACGTGAGTGCCCTGGTGCTGGGCCTGGTGTCAGCAGCCTCCATCAGCTACCTCATGTTTGCCATCACCCGTACCCTCACGGGCGCCGCCCTGGCAGGCTTCACTATCATCGTGATGCCACTGGGTGAGGCAGGCAGAGACCCCGAGGGCTGGGGGCACGCCCGGCTCACCCACGGGTGTCTGGCTCACCGCCTTCCCCTCTCGGCGGCAGAGCTGGAGTGGCTGGACGTGGCCCACCGCACTGTGGCCGGCGTCCTGAGCAGCGCCTTCTGGAGCGGGGGCGTGATGCTGTTGGCACTGGTCGGATACCTGATCCGGGACTGGCGATGGCTGCTGCTGGCTGTCACCCTGCCATGTGCCCCGGGCATCCTCAGCCTCTGGTGAGGCCCCagcagcgggggtggggcagagacagAGGAACGGGAACAGAGAGACCGAGAAAGAGAAGGCCATGCACAGAAGGAAGGTGGCCTGAGAAGCTGAGACTCGAAGGTGGAGGCAAAGGCAGAAGCAGAGAGCAGTAGTGGGGGCCGGAGGGAACACAGAAGCAGGACGGAGACACGGAGAGGTAGAGGGCGTCACGGCTCCACCTGCTGGCTGCTCCTCGGAGCGTGGGAACAAGGGAGTGGCAGACGCGGGGTCAAGCCCGGGGTGGGAGGCCCGGGAGGATGAGCTGTGCAGTTCTTTGGCTCCTCGCACGACCGCTGTGCATCTATCTGCACGTTTGCGTGTCCCCCATTCCTTCCTCTGGTGCCTTCCTGCAGTCTGGGGAAATCTGGGATTCTGGGGCAAGGGTGAGAATCAGTTCAGTGTGGCAGAGAAGGGACTCCCATTTGTGGgggatctgggctggagcgaggcTGAGTGGGGCcgtgagggggaaggagaggtgcTTGGGCCGGGGAGGATGATATTTCCAGCAGAGCCCATGGTGACTCAGGGTGCTGCCTCCGCCCCCAGGTGGGTGCCTGAGTCTGCACGCTGGCTCCTGACCCAGGGccgggtggaggaggcccagaggtACCTGCTTCGCTGCGCCAGGCTCAATGGGCGGCACGTGGGTGAGGACGGCCTCAGCCGGGAGGTGAGGGTGACAGCGTGTGTGCTTGTGACCTGTATGGAGTGTCCCCTTCCTGTGgcctgctgtgcatgcaggaaaaCCTCCCTGACCCCCATGGAGAGTTTCTGTCTCTTCAGGATGGGTCCCCAGCTCAGCTCCACAAGCACTCTCACCCCAGCGAGTGCAGGAGGCAGGGACAGACCCCCTAAAGACATTGATGTGCCTGACTGAAGCCCTTTAGCTGACTCTGACATCACAAATtgcgcgcccctccccccgctgccCCACCCTCCCAGGCTCTGAGCAAAGTTGCAGCAGGGGAACCGGTAGTTCAAAGACCCTCATACCTCGACCTGTTCCGGACACCGCGGCTCCGACATATCTCCCTGTGCTGCATGGTGGTGTGGTGAggagggggccgggcaggggtggggggcaagagGTCACTCTAGGCCTGGCACAGGAGTACAAGGGGAAAGTACAAGTGCCCAGGCAGAAGgagcccgccctccctcccgagGCCAGCTGGAGGCGCATTGCCCCTTGGAGAAAGGCCGCTCTGGCTCCCTTCCGGTCTCACACGGGCAGCGAGGGCCACTGGGGGGAGGTGCATTATGAGAGCAGAAAGGTggtgggctctccaggagggaaaGGTGGCCCCTCCGAAAGACCAAAGCTCCTGAAGAAGACGGacgagagggaagggaaggagggccCCTGAGTGACCAGGCGATCTCCCTCAGGTTTGGAGTGAACTTCTCCTACTACGGCCTGAGCTTGGACGTGTCCGGGCTGGGGCTGAACCTGTACCAGACGCAGCTGCTGTTTGGGGCCGTGGAACTACCCTCCAAGTTGCTGGTCTACCTGGCGGTGCGCCACGCGGGACGCCGCCTCACACAGGCGGGAACACTGCTAGGGACTGCCCTGGCCTTGGGGATCAGACTCCTGCTGTCCGCGGGTGAGCCCCGGCTGGACCTTGCAACCTGCACCCGAGACCCTGCCGAGACACCGCCCACCCGCGAATCCCCGCCCActccggccccgccccacccacagacggaggccccgcccaccccgtaCAGCCCCGTCCACAGCCTGATCTAGTTCGGGCCCCGCCCAGCACCGGCTCCAGCCTGGTCCCGCCCACAAACAGAGGCCACGCCCGTTATCCCCGCCCCATACAGCCCTGCCCACAGCCTGCTCCAGTTTGGCCCTGCCCACGCCCCATAAAGCCCCTCCCGCAGCCTGCTCCAGCTCGGGCCCCGCCCAGCACCGGTTCCACCCCGGCCCCTCCCATAAAGCCCGCGAGTCCACTTACGTGCggcgcccgcggccccgcccagAGCCCATCGCCCTACCTGCTCTCGGTTCCCGAACCCCCTACTCGAAGGCAGTTGTTTTCTGCCCACTCCGGGGGCTCCGCCTCCCAGCCCACCGCTGCCCAAGGTCCGCTCACAGCCTGATGTCCGTCTCCTCCAGAGATGGGACCCTGGAGCACCGCCCTGGCGGTGATGGGGAAAGGCTTTTCTGAAGCTGCCTTCACCACCGCCTACCTGTTCACGTCGGAGCTgtaccccactgtgctcaggtgAGGGGAGTCGGGGTCCCCGGTCACCTCGCTCACCTCCGCCTGTGTCCACTGCACCCAGCCCTCCTCACCCGCCCTCTACACCGCAGCGGAGCACATCGTGTTTGTTAAGGTTGGAGAATGGGGGGCACCCTGGGCGGGGTCAGGCATCCTCTTTGGGCTTCCTTTAGAAGCGAACTGGGGGATCGGATTCTCTGTCCATCCCGCCACTGGCCTCTGCTAACCGGCCTTGGGAGATTTCTCCAGCCCACGGTGTGCGGGTCCGGAAGGAGACAGTTGGTTTAGGAAGCCTCTGGTCCTGGAGCTGTACAGCCCTGCTGACCCTCTTCCTTCCACACTTCCTttccccagccccttctctgATGCTGTGCTGTATTTGTGTGTTGTGTCTtgaccccagggcctcacattGTGAAGCGTGAGCCCTACCACTGAGCAGTCCCCCTTGCAGCTTCTTTACGGAACAAAACTTTTCTTCCCGTGCAGAGGCACTTCATTGGTACTCTGCCAGAATGAGGGCTCCATCCTCTGCTGGGTGCTGGCTTGGGCACCTTGTCCTTGCTGATAGAAACCTCTGCTTTCTAAGCCAGAGGTGTGAAAGggatatgctcaggagtgactatTAGGACTCCTGCAAGGGTGACTCCCCGTGAGAGACCggagcccccgagcaccgcctctgccccttctctctctctgaacagGCAGACAGGCATGGGGCTCACTGCACTGGTGGGCCGGCTCGGGGGCTCTTTGGCCCCCCTGGCGGCCCTGCTGGATGGAGTATGGCTGTCGCTGCCCCAGCTCGCTTATGGGGGTATCGCCCTGCTGGCTGCCTGTACTGCGCTCCTGCTGCCAGAGACCAGGCAGGCACAGCTGCCAGAGACCATTCAGGACGTGGAGAGGAAGAGGTGTGTGCCCAGGCTGGCATGGGGATCTGCGTGAGCACATTCACTCACGCGGGCATGGGGACCAGGTACAGGACACCTCAGGTGGGAGTCAGAGTTGAGTTGACGTGGATGCAAACAGGTGCGCCTGGTGCATGACCCGGCCACTTCAACGGCGGCACATGTCAACACAGCTGAGTccatatacatgtgtgcacacacccgAGGTTGTccgggaagtgtgtgtgtgtgtgtgtgtgtgtgtgtgtgtgtgtgtgtgcatccccAGGGACACTTGTGAGAGGACAGGTGGCTCTGTATACCAAAAGGATGTCTCCCTCCCCAGCACGCCATCAGATCTGCAGGAGGAAGCTGTGCCCATGAAGCAGGTGCAGGACTGACCGGAGTTGAGGCAGGCCCTTTCCACCCAGCTCTGCAGTGGGGCTGGGTGAACAGGGCGCCGGCCAGAGGTGGTGCGGCCATGGGACTCTTTGTCCTACTACAACAGAGTGAC from Sorex araneus isolate mSorAra2 chromosome 4, mSorAra2.pri, whole genome shotgun sequence includes these protein-coding regions:
- the SLC22A7 gene encoding solute carrier family 22 member 7, encoding MGFEELLDQVGGFGPFQLWNVLLLALPRLLLPLHFLLPIFLAAVPAHRCVLPGAPANFSDQDAWLEAHLPREPSGAFSSCLRFTHPRALPNTTLADGEQSPGEPDGAPSTMPCPQGWEYDHSEFSSTIATEWDLVCEHKGLTRAASTFFFAGVLVGAVAFGYLADRFGRRRLLLVAYVSALVLGLVSAASISYLMFAITRTLTGAALAGFTIIVMPLELEWLDVAHRTVAGVLSSAFWSGGVMLLALVGYLIRDWRWLLLAVTLPCAPGILSLWWVPESARWLLTQGRVEEAQRYLLRCARLNGRHVGEDGLSREALSKVAAGEPVVQRPSYLDLFRTPRLRHISLCCMVVWFGVNFSYYGLSLDVSGLGLNLYQTQLLFGAVELPSKLLVYLAVRHAGRRLTQAGTLLGTALALGIRLLLSAEMGPWSTALAVMGKGFSEAAFTTAYLFTSELYPTVLRQTGMGLTALVGRLGGSLAPLAALLDGVWLSLPQLAYGGIALLAACTALLLPETRQAQLPETIQDVERKSTPSDLQEEAVPMKQVQD